In one window of Musa acuminata AAA Group cultivar baxijiao chromosome BXJ3-2, Cavendish_Baxijiao_AAA, whole genome shotgun sequence DNA:
- the LOC103975323 gene encoding cytochrome P450 734A6 isoform X1 produces the protein MSYTVVGWSWRWCLSLGIIGACMFVALKVLDFLWWRPKRLEEHFARQGIRGPPYRFFVGCVKEMVGLMLDASSKPMMPQTSHNILPRVLSFYHHWKKIYGSTFLLWFGPTPRLTVADPDLIREIFLSRSDVFERYESHPLVRQLEGEGLVSLRGEKWAHHRKVLTPTFHMGNLKLLIPFIGKTVLDMVEKLPTSGDEVEIDVSEWFQTVTEDAITRTAFGRSYDDGKAVFQLQAQQMVFAAEAFRKVFIPGYRYQSLLVSCSATALRGRLTNVGSHRFLPTKKNTNSWKLEKEIKRSLIRLIGRRKERLGEEGKPDGSVKDLLGLMIDASASKQGAVQAASPKPVSSPPSTITVRDIVEECKTFFFAGKQTTSNLLTWTTVLLAMHPEWQERARAEVLRVCGARDLPTRDHLAKLKTLAMILNETLRLYPPAVATIRRAKAEVELGGYHIPRGTELLIPIMAVHHDARLWGPDVTQFNPARFAEGASRAARHPTAFIPFGLGPRMCIGQNLALLEAKLTVAVLLQRFAFRLSPSYVHAPTVLMLLYPQYGAPILFRPLPLPSDPSTTATTHTQSFS, from the exons ATGAGCTATACGGTGGTGGGGTGGTCATGGAGGTGGTGCTTGTCCCTGGGCATCATAGGGGCTTGCATGTTCGTGGCGCTCAAGGTGTTGGACTTCCTGTGGTGGCGGCCGAAGAGGCTGGAGGAGCACTTCGCAAGGCAGGGCATAAGAGGCCCCCCCTACCGCTTCTTCGTCGGCTGCGTCAAGGAGATGGTCGGCCTGATGCTGGACGCTTCCTCCAAGCCAATGATGCCTCAGACCTCTCACAACATCCTCCCAAGAGTCCTCTCCTTCTATCACCATTGGAAGAAGATCTACG gctccacATTCCTGCTGTGGTTCGGCCCTACCCCGCGCCTCACTGTCGCAGACCCCGACCTCATCAGGGAGATCTTCTTGTCGCGGTCCGACGTCTTCGAGCGCTACGAGTCCCACCCGCTGGTCCGGCAGCTCGAAGGCGAGGGGCTGGTGAGCCTCCGAGGCGAGAAATGGGCTCATCACAGGAAGGTCCTCACCCCCACCTTCCACATGGGGAACCTCAAG CTCCTGATACCTTTCATCGGGAAGACGGTTCTGGATATGGTGGAGAAGCTGCCGACCTCCGGCGACGAGGTGGAGATCGACGTGTCGGAGTGGTTCCAGACGGTGACCGAGGACGCCATCACCCGGACAGCATTCGGCCGGAGCTACGACGACGGCAAGGCCGTCTTCCAGCTGCAGGCCCAGCAGATGGTCTTCGCGGCCGAGGCCTTCCGCAAGGTGTTCATCCCCGGCTACAGGTATCAGTCTCTGCTCGTGTCATGCTCTGCTACTGCCCTCCGTGGACGTTTGACTAACGTTGGATCTCATAGGTTCCTGCCGACGAAGAAGAACACGAACTCGTGGAAGTTGGAGAAAGAGATCAAGAGGAGCCTGATCAGGCTCATCGGCCGGCGGAAGGAGCGGCTGGGGGAGGAGGGGAAGCCCGACGGCAGCGTGAAGGACCTGCTGGGCCTGATGATCGACGCGAGCGCGTCGAAGCAGGGCGCGGTGCAGGCGGCGTCGCCGAAGCCTGTTTCGTCACCGCCGTCGACGATCACCGTCCGGGACATCGTGGAGGAGTGCAAGACCTTCTTCTTCGCGGGAAAGCAGACCACCTCCAACCTGTTGACGTGGACGACGGTGCTCCTGGCCATGCACCCGGAGTGGCAGGAGCGCGCGCGGGCGGAGGTCCTCCGCGTGTGCGGTGCACGTGATCTCCCTACCCGCGATCACCTCGCCAAGCTCAAGACG CTGGCGATGATACTGAACGAGACGCTGCGGCTGTACCCGCCGGCGGTGGCGACGATCCGACGGGCGAAGGCGGAGGTGGAGCTGGGCGGGTACCACATCCCCCGGGGGACGGAGCTGCTGATCCCCATCATGGCCGTCCATCACGACGCACGGCTGTGGGGCCCGGACGTGACCCAGTTCAACCCGGCCCGGTTCGCCGAAGGCGCCAGCCGCGCCGCCCGCCACCCCACCGCATTCATCCCCTTCGGCCTGGGCCCTCGGATGTGCATCGGCCAGAACCTGGCCCTCCTCGAGGCCAAGCTCACCGTCGCCGTCCTCCTCCAGCGCTTCGCCTTCCGCCTCTCCCCTTCCTACGTCCACGCCCCAACCGTCCTCATGCTCCTCTACCCCCAGTACGGCGCCCCCATCCTCTTCCGCCCCCTGCCTCTGCCGTCCGATCCCTCAACGACGGCCACGACTCACACCCAAAGCTTCTCGTGA
- the LOC103975323 gene encoding cytochrome P450 734A6 isoform X2, with protein sequence MSYTVVGWSWRWCLSLGIIGACMFVALKVLDFLWWRPKRLEEHFARQGIRGPPYRFFVGCVKEMVGLMLDASSKPMMPQTSHNILPRVLSFYHHWKKIYGSTFLLWFGPTPRLTVADPDLIREIFLSRSDVFERYESHPLVRQLEGEGLVSLRGEKWAHHRKVLTPTFHMGNLKLLIPFIGKTVLDMVEKLPTSGDEVEIDVSEWFQTVTEDAITRTAFGRSYDDGKAVFQLQAQQMVFAAEAFRKVFIPGYRFLPTKKNTNSWKLEKEIKRSLIRLIGRRKERLGEEGKPDGSVKDLLGLMIDASASKQGAVQAASPKPVSSPPSTITVRDIVEECKTFFFAGKQTTSNLLTWTTVLLAMHPEWQERARAEVLRVCGARDLPTRDHLAKLKTLAMILNETLRLYPPAVATIRRAKAEVELGGYHIPRGTELLIPIMAVHHDARLWGPDVTQFNPARFAEGASRAARHPTAFIPFGLGPRMCIGQNLALLEAKLTVAVLLQRFAFRLSPSYVHAPTVLMLLYPQYGAPILFRPLPLPSDPSTTATTHTQSFS encoded by the exons ATGAGCTATACGGTGGTGGGGTGGTCATGGAGGTGGTGCTTGTCCCTGGGCATCATAGGGGCTTGCATGTTCGTGGCGCTCAAGGTGTTGGACTTCCTGTGGTGGCGGCCGAAGAGGCTGGAGGAGCACTTCGCAAGGCAGGGCATAAGAGGCCCCCCCTACCGCTTCTTCGTCGGCTGCGTCAAGGAGATGGTCGGCCTGATGCTGGACGCTTCCTCCAAGCCAATGATGCCTCAGACCTCTCACAACATCCTCCCAAGAGTCCTCTCCTTCTATCACCATTGGAAGAAGATCTACG gctccacATTCCTGCTGTGGTTCGGCCCTACCCCGCGCCTCACTGTCGCAGACCCCGACCTCATCAGGGAGATCTTCTTGTCGCGGTCCGACGTCTTCGAGCGCTACGAGTCCCACCCGCTGGTCCGGCAGCTCGAAGGCGAGGGGCTGGTGAGCCTCCGAGGCGAGAAATGGGCTCATCACAGGAAGGTCCTCACCCCCACCTTCCACATGGGGAACCTCAAG CTCCTGATACCTTTCATCGGGAAGACGGTTCTGGATATGGTGGAGAAGCTGCCGACCTCCGGCGACGAGGTGGAGATCGACGTGTCGGAGTGGTTCCAGACGGTGACCGAGGACGCCATCACCCGGACAGCATTCGGCCGGAGCTACGACGACGGCAAGGCCGTCTTCCAGCTGCAGGCCCAGCAGATGGTCTTCGCGGCCGAGGCCTTCCGCAAGGTGTTCATCCCCGGCTACAG GTTCCTGCCGACGAAGAAGAACACGAACTCGTGGAAGTTGGAGAAAGAGATCAAGAGGAGCCTGATCAGGCTCATCGGCCGGCGGAAGGAGCGGCTGGGGGAGGAGGGGAAGCCCGACGGCAGCGTGAAGGACCTGCTGGGCCTGATGATCGACGCGAGCGCGTCGAAGCAGGGCGCGGTGCAGGCGGCGTCGCCGAAGCCTGTTTCGTCACCGCCGTCGACGATCACCGTCCGGGACATCGTGGAGGAGTGCAAGACCTTCTTCTTCGCGGGAAAGCAGACCACCTCCAACCTGTTGACGTGGACGACGGTGCTCCTGGCCATGCACCCGGAGTGGCAGGAGCGCGCGCGGGCGGAGGTCCTCCGCGTGTGCGGTGCACGTGATCTCCCTACCCGCGATCACCTCGCCAAGCTCAAGACG CTGGCGATGATACTGAACGAGACGCTGCGGCTGTACCCGCCGGCGGTGGCGACGATCCGACGGGCGAAGGCGGAGGTGGAGCTGGGCGGGTACCACATCCCCCGGGGGACGGAGCTGCTGATCCCCATCATGGCCGTCCATCACGACGCACGGCTGTGGGGCCCGGACGTGACCCAGTTCAACCCGGCCCGGTTCGCCGAAGGCGCCAGCCGCGCCGCCCGCCACCCCACCGCATTCATCCCCTTCGGCCTGGGCCCTCGGATGTGCATCGGCCAGAACCTGGCCCTCCTCGAGGCCAAGCTCACCGTCGCCGTCCTCCTCCAGCGCTTCGCCTTCCGCCTCTCCCCTTCCTACGTCCACGCCCCAACCGTCCTCATGCTCCTCTACCCCCAGTACGGCGCCCCCATCCTCTTCCGCCCCCTGCCTCTGCCGTCCGATCCCTCAACGACGGCCACGACTCACACCCAAAGCTTCTCGTGA